A stretch of Plesiomonas shigelloides DNA encodes these proteins:
- the tssM gene encoding type VI secretion system membrane subunit TssM, producing MVIGVVLWAVTLMLGWWLGPQLTLGEFKPLAGIWHRVVFTLVWLWLIFGVYSWQIWKKMQQLKAERQEQESAEADPVKPRLDAQQHFLDRWLQALREHLGRGALYAMPWYLVIGLPGSGKSSLIHRANPANKLNPRLEAELRDYAADQQIDCWVGEQAVMLDPDGKLLTQAHSGAQESERADERLWQHALRWLSSNRRRQPLNGLVLTLDLAWLAQAGVAERQAYAQMMCARLQDISLHINTRLPLYITLTKLDMLRGFDVLYQQLDKEARDAVLGVTFSPDSSQGDEWLQELDKFWTQWLDHLNNNLPSMMLDKLDAAQRSTLFAFVRQLAGLKDYVLEVLGDILTDKEQKGLLMRGVYISSVYQQGVPFDAFTQAASNRYQLAEPVHSALRGESNAFFVRSLFADIIFPEAHLAGENRLHTLYRRRRMAIGVGSLSLCCALLIAGWHHFYRVNEAAGHNVLNKAQAFTGTGELTGEQGFGYSQLPRLNLIREATLSFGDYRDKTPLLADLGLYQGDRIGPYVEGTYLQLLNLRFLPAVMQGLLDDLNQAPAGSEQKLAILRVMRMLDDASGRNNALVEQFMAQRWQQAFPGQGQVQEQLMQHLDYALQHTNWYGARQNKDQAAISAFAPFSKPVYAAQRELSKLPMFQRVYQSLVVKANDQLAPDLAIRDEVGPTFDSVFVLRSDDAGTVPRLLTWPGFSEFFLRQDKTLMDLTAMDVWVLGQRQQVSLSAADRKEISRQVNDRYVTDYVNHWQKMLSSLDVQPLSSPEQALNVLAAVIGNDQPFQRVLSALNNNTRIRPLSEEENALAQGILSRIGRPFINSNAALSGNGEQAPVIQEVNQKLTELYHYLELIVNANDPGQSALKAVQVRLGNKYADPVFALQQYARSLPAPLNRWVGQIAEQSAALVVDMAMSSLNQEWQEQVIQPFTTLLADRYPFDLGADKDAPLSEMERFFAPGGTLDSFYQTNLKPMVDSGLMSSEQGSPLQNELLKQLERASKIRETFFNAQGYLEVQFALEPIELTANKRRSVLNIDGQLLEYAHGRRSKIPLIWPNTMRDGAESKITLVPANRENSPRSESFTGPWAMFRLMQKGELTQVNAGTFDVRFPVDKGAMTYRVYADASHNPFAGGLFNQFRLPESLY from the coding sequence ATGGTGATCGGCGTAGTGCTCTGGGCGGTGACGCTCATGTTGGGCTGGTGGTTAGGCCCACAATTAACGCTCGGAGAATTTAAACCCTTGGCCGGTATTTGGCATCGGGTGGTGTTTACCCTGGTCTGGTTGTGGCTGATTTTTGGCGTCTACTCTTGGCAGATTTGGAAAAAGATGCAGCAGCTCAAGGCCGAGCGACAAGAGCAAGAGAGTGCCGAGGCCGATCCGGTCAAGCCGCGTTTGGACGCGCAGCAGCATTTTCTCGATCGCTGGTTACAGGCGCTGCGTGAGCATCTTGGGCGCGGTGCGCTGTATGCCATGCCGTGGTATCTGGTGATTGGTTTACCGGGCAGTGGTAAAAGCAGTTTGATCCATCGCGCCAATCCGGCCAACAAACTCAATCCGCGTTTGGAAGCGGAGCTGCGCGATTATGCCGCCGATCAGCAGATTGATTGCTGGGTTGGGGAGCAGGCTGTGATGCTCGATCCGGATGGCAAATTGCTGACGCAAGCGCACAGCGGTGCGCAGGAGTCGGAGCGGGCTGATGAGCGTTTGTGGCAACACGCCTTGCGCTGGTTGAGTAGCAACCGCCGTCGCCAGCCATTAAATGGCTTGGTGCTGACCTTAGATCTGGCGTGGTTGGCACAAGCTGGGGTCGCAGAGCGTCAGGCATATGCGCAGATGATGTGCGCGCGTTTGCAGGATATCAGCTTACACATTAATACCCGTTTGCCGCTGTACATCACGCTGACCAAGCTGGATATGCTGCGTGGCTTTGATGTCTTGTATCAGCAGTTGGATAAAGAGGCGCGTGATGCCGTACTGGGAGTCACGTTCAGTCCGGATAGTAGCCAAGGCGATGAGTGGCTGCAGGAGCTGGATAAGTTCTGGACGCAGTGGCTGGATCATCTGAACAACAACCTGCCGTCGATGATGTTGGATAAGCTCGATGCGGCGCAGCGCAGCACGTTGTTTGCGTTTGTACGCCAGCTAGCGGGGCTGAAAGATTATGTGCTGGAAGTACTGGGCGACATCTTAACCGACAAAGAGCAAAAAGGGCTGTTGATGCGCGGGGTGTATATCAGCTCGGTGTATCAGCAAGGTGTGCCGTTTGATGCTTTCACGCAAGCGGCGTCCAACCGTTATCAGCTGGCCGAGCCGGTGCATTCGGCGCTACGTGGTGAATCGAACGCCTTTTTTGTGCGTAGCTTGTTTGCCGACATCATCTTCCCTGAGGCGCATTTGGCCGGGGAGAACCGTCTGCATACCTTGTATCGCCGACGTCGGATGGCGATCGGGGTGGGTTCACTGTCGTTGTGTTGTGCGCTGCTGATTGCCGGTTGGCACCACTTTTACCGCGTCAATGAAGCGGCGGGTCACAATGTGCTGAACAAAGCGCAGGCCTTTACCGGTACCGGAGAGCTGACGGGGGAGCAAGGCTTTGGCTACAGCCAGTTGCCGCGCTTGAACTTGATTCGTGAGGCGACGCTGTCGTTTGGTGATTATCGCGATAAAACCCCATTGTTGGCCGATTTGGGTCTGTATCAAGGCGATCGGATCGGGCCATATGTTGAAGGCACTTATCTGCAGCTGCTGAACCTGCGCTTTTTACCGGCGGTCATGCAAGGGTTGCTGGATGATTTAAATCAGGCGCCGGCAGGCAGTGAGCAGAAACTGGCGATCTTGCGCGTAATGCGCATGCTCGATGATGCCTCTGGGCGCAATAACGCCCTGGTCGAACAGTTTATGGCTCAGCGTTGGCAGCAGGCATTTCCTGGTCAAGGGCAGGTACAAGAACAGCTGATGCAGCATCTGGATTATGCCCTGCAACACACCAACTGGTATGGCGCTCGGCAAAATAAAGATCAGGCTGCAATCAGTGCCTTCGCTCCGTTCAGTAAGCCGGTTTATGCCGCGCAGCGTGAGCTGAGCAAGTTACCGATGTTCCAGCGCGTGTACCAAAGCTTGGTGGTGAAGGCCAACGATCAGTTAGCGCCCGATTTGGCCATTCGTGACGAAGTGGGTCCAACCTTTGACAGCGTATTTGTGCTGCGTAGCGATGATGCTGGCACCGTACCGCGCCTATTAACGTGGCCAGGCTTTAGCGAGTTTTTCTTGCGTCAGGATAAAACCCTGATGGATTTAACCGCCATGGATGTTTGGGTGTTGGGCCAGCGCCAGCAAGTCAGTTTGAGTGCGGCGGATCGTAAGGAGATCTCTCGTCAGGTCAATGATCGTTATGTGACCGATTACGTTAACCACTGGCAAAAAATGCTCAGCAGCTTGGATGTCCAGCCACTGAGTAGCCCTGAGCAGGCGCTGAACGTGTTGGCCGCTGTGATTGGCAATGATCAACCGTTCCAACGGGTATTGAGCGCGCTCAACAACAACACGCGAATTCGGCCGTTGTCGGAGGAAGAAAATGCGTTGGCGCAAGGGATCCTGAGCCGTATTGGTCGACCGTTTATTAACAGCAATGCCGCGTTAAGTGGTAATGGCGAGCAAGCGCCAGTGATTCAGGAGGTTAACCAAAAACTGACTGAGCTGTATCACTATCTGGAGCTGATTGTGAATGCCAATGATCCGGGCCAATCGGCGCTGAAAGCCGTGCAAGTCCGCCTAGGTAACAAGTATGCCGATCCGGTGTTTGCTCTGCAGCAGTATGCGCGCAGTCTGCCGGCGCCGCTGAATCGCTGGGTAGGGCAGATAGCCGAGCAAAGCGCTGCCTTGGTGGTGGATATGGCCATGTCATCACTCAACCAAGAGTGGCAAGAGCAGGTGATTCAGCCGTTTACCACCCTGCTGGCCGATCGTTATCCGTTTGATTTAGGGGCGGATAAAGATGCGCCACTTTCTGAAATGGAGCGTTTTTTTGCTCCTGGCGGCACGCTGGATAGCTTCTATCAAACCAACTTAAAACCGATGGTAGACAGTGGGTTAATGAGTAGCGAACAAGGCTCGCCGTTGCAAAATGAGCTGTTAAAGCAGCTGGAGCGCGCCAGCAAAATTCGGGAAACCTTCTTTAACGCTCAAGGCTATCTGGAAGTGCAGTTTGCGCTGGAGCCTATTGAGCTGACCGCCAATAAACGGCGCAGTGTGCTCAATATTGATGGGCAGCTGCTGGAGTATGCGCATGGCCGGCGTAGCAAAATCCCACTGATTTGGCCGAACACGATGCGTGATGGTGCTGAAAGTAAAATCACCTTGGTGCCAGCTAACCGTGAAAACTCGCCCCGCAGTGAAAGCTTTACCGGACCGTGGGCGATGTTCCGCTTGATGCAAAAAGGTGAGCTGACACAGGTGAATGCTGGCACGTTTGATGTGCGCTTCCCAGTCGACAAAGGCGCGATGACCTATCGGGTATACGCCGATGCTAGCCATAACCCATTTGCCGGTGGATTGTTCAATCAGTTCCGTCTGCCCGAATCACTGTATTAA
- the tssA gene encoding type VI secretion system protein TssA: protein MQHSHPWCQRLLTPLPDEAMRCAVAADDPLWESVETELVKLGSLAHSQVDLQKVAGACLTLLETRTKDMRVLAQLTRCLQHPAKATPFATALMLLDCWVEAYWACAWPASVMQKQRVVSQIIKRFEGVLERVCSAASSAELTQLLQLSEAFAERWNALAPDKSALLDELLAGLRRAQRQKHEQAKADAAATPAASTASSTISGQNAVSGGAASLMSASSQSAIDTSDERAWRQTQLRVAELLIEAQPSAAIGFRLRRHALWSGITAAPLVSRANKTQLAPFSADMADEYRSALAQADLALWQKIEHSLTLAPYWFEGHYLSAQVALKLGYTAVANAIADEVGAFLARLPTLREMTFSDGTPFLSAECSQWLQPAASVAGGSADLGGELQACCQTQGLSGALSMLDEKVRQLKEPRSRFYHQLAGADLLAAEGMPHLAAQQYQSLWQETQRLGLAQWEPGLVNRLARYATPRSA, encoded by the coding sequence ATGCAGCATTCACACCCTTGGTGTCAGCGTTTGCTGACGCCGCTACCGGATGAAGCCATGCGCTGCGCCGTTGCCGCTGACGATCCGCTGTGGGAGAGCGTCGAGACCGAGTTAGTCAAACTCGGCTCTTTGGCGCATAGCCAAGTGGATTTACAGAAAGTGGCGGGCGCTTGTTTAACCTTACTGGAAACGCGCACCAAAGATATGCGGGTGTTGGCGCAATTGACCCGTTGTCTGCAGCACCCAGCTAAAGCCACGCCGTTTGCTACCGCACTGATGTTACTGGATTGCTGGGTCGAGGCTTATTGGGCATGTGCGTGGCCGGCCAGCGTGATGCAAAAACAGCGGGTGGTGAGCCAGATCATCAAGCGTTTTGAGGGAGTATTAGAGCGCGTATGTAGCGCGGCCTCAAGCGCCGAGTTAACCCAGCTCTTGCAACTGAGCGAAGCGTTTGCTGAGCGTTGGAATGCATTAGCACCGGATAAAAGTGCGCTTTTAGATGAATTATTAGCGGGTTTACGCCGCGCGCAGCGACAAAAACACGAACAGGCGAAGGCTGATGCGGCGGCGACGCCTGCTGCATCAACAGCATCGTCAACGATATCGGGCCAGAACGCGGTGTCGGGCGGGGCGGCATCACTGATGAGCGCCAGTAGCCAGTCGGCGATTGATACCTCGGATGAACGGGCTTGGCGTCAGACGCAGTTGCGCGTCGCTGAGTTACTCATTGAGGCGCAGCCGAGTGCGGCAATCGGTTTTCGCTTACGGCGGCACGCACTGTGGAGTGGGATCACGGCCGCGCCCTTGGTTAGTCGCGCTAATAAAACCCAGTTGGCGCCGTTTTCTGCTGATATGGCGGATGAGTATCGCAGCGCACTGGCGCAAGCGGATCTGGCGCTATGGCAGAAAATCGAGCACAGCCTGACGTTGGCACCCTATTGGTTTGAGGGGCATTACCTCTCGGCACAAGTGGCGCTCAAACTCGGCTATACCGCCGTCGCGAATGCCATTGCTGATGAGGTGGGGGCGTTTTTGGCGCGCTTACCGACACTGCGCGAGATGACCTTCAGTGATGGCACCCCGTTTTTAAGTGCTGAATGTAGCCAGTGGTTGCAACCGGCCGCCAGTGTAGCGGGCGGCTCAGCGGATTTAGGCGGCGAGTTGCAGGCTTGCTGCCAGACACAAGGGCTGTCCGGCGCCTTGAGCATGCTGGATGAAAAAGTGCGGCAGCTCAAAGAGCCGCGCAGTCGCTTTTATCACCAGTTGGCCGGTGCTGACCTTTTGGCTGCAGAAGGGATGCCGCACTTGGCCGCCCAACAATATCAATCTTTGTGGCAGGAAACACAGCGCTTAGGACTGGCACAGTGGGAGCCTGGGTTGGTCAACCGCCTGGCACGTTACGCGACCCCGCGGTCGGCATGA
- the icmH gene encoding type IVB secretion system protein IcmH/DotU: MTIDIIQHEQLDDLLYDHAAQLDLDSDYWFRLRGHSINPMIDAVTPLLGMVLRVRQLSSHSQVGELYQRVVTEIQAIEQELMAHGYENGVVLSFRYILCTFIDEAVMSREWGSQSEWSEHSLLTRFHNETWGGEKVFVLLGKLQEDPARYRDVLEFIYLCLCLGFEGRYRVMSHGRDEFERVVRQLHRQLYPDGRDAPTVFHLDLGQQASRYQLKRQVSLRSLCIGAALLLTGIFVLYYTRLDNQTQDVLRQLSDLLK, translated from the coding sequence ATGACTATCGACATTATTCAACATGAGCAACTGGACGATCTGCTGTATGACCATGCCGCACAGCTGGATCTGGACTCTGATTATTGGTTCCGCCTACGCGGCCACAGCATTAATCCTATGATTGATGCGGTTACGCCGCTACTGGGCATGGTGCTGCGTGTCCGTCAGCTGTCTAGCCACAGCCAAGTCGGCGAGCTGTATCAGCGTGTGGTGACAGAAATTCAGGCCATCGAACAAGAGCTGATGGCCCATGGCTATGAAAACGGTGTGGTGCTCTCGTTTCGCTACATCCTGTGCACCTTTATCGATGAGGCGGTGATGAGCCGTGAGTGGGGCAGCCAAAGTGAATGGTCTGAACACTCGTTATTGACTCGGTTTCACAACGAAACCTGGGGCGGCGAAAAGGTGTTTGTCCTGTTAGGCAAATTACAAGAAGACCCCGCGCGCTATCGCGATGTGCTGGAGTTTATCTACCTGTGCCTGTGTCTGGGTTTTGAAGGGCGCTATCGGGTGATGAGCCATGGTCGGGATGAGTTTGAGCGCGTGGTCCGCCAGTTGCACCGCCAGCTGTATCCCGATGGCCGTGATGCACCCACGGTATTTCATCTCGATTTAGGCCAGCAAGCATCCCGTTACCAGCTTAAGCGGCAGGTGTCGCTGCGTAGCCTGTGTATCGGCGCCGCTCTGCTGCTGACCGGCATTTTTGTTTTGTATTACACCCGGCTGGATAACCAGACGCAGGACGTACTGCGCCAGCTAAGCGATTTGTTGAAATAA
- the vasI gene encoding type VI secretion system-associated protein VasI: MKGWALAALLLTSSAVAQTDWPVEWQRCRAQAAPLARLACYDAIGASKAPVSVSAHDAAPRSLIWRQIQAQEASRSGDSPLFMLGQLPDSDDLLLTRAALRGGTLAIGCNNAITRIWLRLDSSWVGDQVSASVDGEPAGNNWFVRDHGLLLEFGRGLPAIDELKHWSGQRELLLQASDGSSIRVDLSGMPEALQPLRQLCRW, from the coding sequence ATGAAAGGTTGGGCGCTGGCCGCGTTACTGCTGACCAGCAGCGCGGTGGCACAAACGGATTGGCCTGTGGAATGGCAACGTTGTCGTGCGCAAGCCGCGCCGTTGGCGCGTTTAGCGTGTTATGACGCAATAGGTGCGAGCAAGGCTCCTGTGTCGGTTAGCGCGCATGATGCCGCACCGCGTTCACTTATCTGGCGTCAAATCCAAGCGCAGGAAGCAAGCCGCAGTGGTGATAGCCCGCTTTTTATGTTGGGCCAACTGCCGGATTCCGATGATCTGCTACTGACGCGTGCAGCGCTGCGCGGTGGCACCTTGGCGATAGGTTGTAATAACGCCATTACCCGCATTTGGCTGCGTTTAGATAGCTCCTGGGTGGGCGATCAGGTGAGCGCATCGGTAGATGGTGAGCCGGCAGGTAATAACTGGTTTGTTCGTGACCACGGGCTGCTGTTGGAGTTTGGTCGTGGATTGCCGGCGATTGACGAGCTTAAGCACTGGAGCGGTCAACGCGAGTTGTTGCTACAGGCCTCCGATGGCTCTTCGATTCGCGTGGATTTGAGTGGCATGCCCGAGGCATTGCAACCGCTGCGCCAGTTGTGTCGGTGGTAG
- a CDS encoding sigma-54 interaction domain-containing protein, producing the protein MQQALEFAFSLTQARGEPSLCDWLLAIVRQGWQPRGALLGMLDVSGRQLQCRGWVGEQETTLSLAADDFTHPLALALCRDQVCTWESLHGGARIGPSGLRRMLAQAGTDSGIHCLPLHSHDGKPVAVLALLDTADCLKQWQAQDALALLTQIFTGQLTLIRDLGRSRRGVSDLQDSIRVMRGEGEQRRRQDERLKETLVGESRAIRQLREQIAKAAAHRLNVLIQGETGTGKEVVARLLHQCSARADKPFVAINCAAIPENLIESELFGYQKGAFSGAQSNKTGLVAQANGGTLFLDEVGDMPAGMQAKLLRVLETRHFRPLGGDKEVYSDFRLLAATHQPLEQRVSEGLFRQDLYHRLCQCLLMLTPLRERPDDISVLSEHFIAHFAAQEGKSFGALQRGFLKQLISYDFPGNVRELRNLLEVACAQTPSGQAITLSALPPEIHDRLTVEPDAYQDDFCHVSDLRQALQQFEASVIEARLRYFQGNRMRVAESLNIPKRTLDHKCQKLEVNG; encoded by the coding sequence ATGCAACAGGCACTCGAATTCGCGTTCTCCCTGACGCAGGCGCGCGGGGAGCCGTCACTGTGTGATTGGTTGCTGGCGATTGTGCGCCAAGGATGGCAGCCACGCGGTGCGTTACTGGGCATGCTGGATGTCAGCGGTCGCCAGTTGCAATGCCGTGGCTGGGTGGGAGAGCAGGAGACGACGTTGTCATTGGCGGCGGATGATTTTACCCATCCGCTGGCCTTGGCGCTGTGTCGCGATCAGGTGTGCACTTGGGAGTCTCTCCATGGCGGCGCGCGTATTGGTCCAAGCGGATTGCGTCGCATGTTAGCGCAAGCCGGCACCGATAGCGGGATCCACTGCCTGCCATTACATAGCCATGACGGTAAACCGGTAGCGGTTTTAGCTTTGTTGGATACGGCAGACTGTTTAAAACAGTGGCAAGCGCAAGATGCGCTGGCGTTGCTAACCCAGATTTTTACCGGTCAGCTTACGCTGATCCGCGATTTAGGGCGTTCGCGTCGAGGGGTCAGCGATTTACAAGACTCTATCCGCGTAATGCGCGGTGAAGGCGAGCAGCGTCGGCGTCAGGATGAGCGGTTGAAAGAAACCTTAGTCGGTGAATCGCGTGCGATTCGACAGCTGCGTGAGCAAATTGCTAAGGCCGCAGCGCATCGCCTCAATGTGTTGATTCAGGGCGAAACGGGCACCGGTAAAGAGGTGGTCGCTCGTCTGCTGCATCAGTGTTCTGCGCGTGCTGATAAGCCGTTTGTTGCGATCAACTGTGCGGCTATCCCAGAAAACCTGATTGAAAGCGAGCTGTTTGGGTACCAAAAAGGAGCGTTTTCGGGGGCGCAAAGCAATAAAACCGGTCTCGTTGCACAAGCCAATGGCGGCACCTTATTTCTGGATGAAGTGGGTGATATGCCTGCGGGAATGCAGGCCAAGTTGCTGCGCGTGCTGGAAACACGCCATTTTCGGCCGTTGGGCGGCGATAAAGAGGTGTATTCCGATTTTCGCCTGCTTGCGGCTACGCACCAGCCGCTGGAGCAGCGGGTCAGTGAAGGGCTGTTTCGCCAAGACTTGTACCATCGCTTATGTCAGTGCCTGTTGATGCTCACGCCGCTGCGTGAGCGGCCGGATGATATCAGTGTGCTTAGCGAGCATTTCATTGCTCATTTTGCCGCGCAAGAAGGCAAATCGTTTGGTGCGCTGCAGCGTGGTTTTCTCAAGCAGTTAATCAGTTATGACTTTCCCGGCAATGTGCGTGAGCTGCGTAACTTGTTGGAAGTAGCGTGTGCTCAGACGCCGTCTGGACAGGCGATCACCTTGTCGGCCTTACCGCCGGAAATTCACGACCGCCTGACCGTGGAGCCGGATGCTTATCAGGATGATTTTTGCCACGTCAGTGATTTGCGCCAAGCCTTGCAGCAATTTGAGGCTTCCGTGATTGAAGCGCGGTTGCGTTATTTCCAAGGTAACCGGATGCGGGTGGCGGAAAGCCTCAATATCCCGAAGCGCACACTGGATCACAAATGCCAGAAGCTGGAGGTTAATGGATGA
- the tssH gene encoding type VI secretion system ATPase TssH — MIRIELPVLVERLNPVCRHMLEEAAALCVNHQGTEIRIEHLLLKMLETPLCDSKAIMQRAGVDMAALHELLQPALNGQSFEQGYPSFSPLLVEWLQDSWLFASAELQHAQLRSGVLLLVLLMSPARYLPASVVRLLTVINRDLVRQQFDEWVKDSAETEVVAQAGESKANAVASDASLLGRFTENITEQARKGQLDPVLCRDHEIDLMIDILSRRRKNNPIVVGEAGVGKSALIEGLALRIVAGQVPEKLRNVALLSLDLGAMQAGASVKGEFEKRFKGVMQEVKASEYPIILFIDEAHTLIGAGNQAGGLDVSNLIKPALARGELRTIAATTWSEYKKYVEKDAALSRRFQLVKVGEPDAQEATVILRGLRGIYEKAHGVLIDDEALQAAAQLSARYISGRQLPDKAIDVLDTACARVAINLTTPPRAISHLQNALRQRELEITQLERQSVIGLGEHSERLAQLHALQEQDNAELTRLQANWQQQQVMVQQIIDVRAALLQHDAATDDANVTEQTTQLTALEAELSVLQQESVLVSAHVDKSQIASVIAEWTGVPLNRISQGELDVVTRLPEYLGACIKGQDVAVSHLHRHLLTARADLRRPGRPLGAFLLVGPSGVGKTETVVQIADLMFGGRQYLTTINMSEYQEKHTVSRLIGSPPGYVGFGEGGVLTEAIRQKPYSVVLLDEVEKAHPDVLNLFYQAFDKGELADGEGRIIDCKNVVFFLTSNLGFQTIVEYAQQPEHLLDALYPELAAFFKPALLARMEVIPYLPLDHATLVEIVGGKLARLTSLLQSRFGAEVDIDPQVHEEILRRANRSENGARMLESVIDGALLPPVSLQLLQRLSAGESVRKVSFGVTAGEFIAEVEC, encoded by the coding sequence TTGATCCGTATTGAACTGCCCGTCTTGGTGGAAAGGCTGAATCCGGTCTGCCGGCATATGCTGGAAGAAGCGGCAGCCCTGTGTGTAAATCATCAGGGCACGGAGATCCGAATTGAGCATCTGCTGCTCAAAATGCTGGAAACCCCACTGTGTGATAGCAAAGCGATCATGCAGCGTGCAGGGGTGGATATGGCGGCGCTGCATGAACTGTTGCAGCCTGCTCTCAATGGCCAGTCTTTTGAGCAGGGATATCCCTCTTTTTCTCCGTTATTGGTGGAGTGGTTACAAGATAGCTGGCTGTTCGCGTCGGCGGAGTTGCAACACGCTCAGCTACGTAGCGGGGTGTTATTGCTGGTCTTGCTGATGAGCCCTGCGCGCTATTTACCTGCTTCGGTAGTGCGTTTACTGACAGTGATTAATCGCGATCTGGTGCGCCAGCAGTTTGATGAGTGGGTTAAAGACTCGGCTGAAACCGAGGTGGTGGCGCAGGCTGGCGAAAGCAAAGCAAACGCCGTCGCTAGCGATGCCTCTTTGTTAGGACGTTTTACCGAAAACATCACCGAGCAAGCACGCAAAGGGCAGCTGGATCCGGTGTTGTGCCGCGATCATGAAATCGACCTGATGATCGATATCTTATCCCGTCGCCGTAAAAATAACCCGATAGTGGTTGGCGAAGCTGGGGTGGGTAAAAGTGCCCTAATTGAAGGCTTGGCTCTGCGGATTGTGGCCGGACAGGTGCCAGAAAAATTGCGTAATGTAGCGCTGTTGTCGCTGGATTTAGGGGCGATGCAGGCCGGCGCTTCGGTTAAAGGGGAATTTGAAAAGCGCTTTAAAGGCGTGATGCAAGAGGTGAAAGCCTCCGAGTACCCGATCATCCTCTTTATTGATGAAGCGCATACCTTGATCGGTGCGGGTAATCAGGCTGGTGGATTGGATGTGTCTAACCTGATTAAACCGGCCTTGGCGCGCGGTGAGCTGCGTACCATTGCGGCAACCACGTGGAGTGAATATAAAAAATACGTCGAAAAGGATGCGGCGCTCTCTCGGCGTTTCCAGTTGGTGAAAGTGGGCGAGCCTGATGCGCAAGAAGCGACAGTCATTTTGCGTGGCTTACGCGGCATTTATGAAAAAGCCCACGGCGTATTGATTGATGATGAAGCACTGCAAGCGGCGGCGCAGTTATCGGCTCGTTATATCTCCGGTCGCCAGCTGCCCGACAAAGCCATCGATGTGCTGGATACCGCCTGTGCGCGCGTCGCCATCAATTTGACCACTCCGCCGCGCGCGATTAGCCATTTGCAGAATGCGCTGCGCCAACGTGAGTTGGAAATTACCCAATTAGAGCGCCAAAGCGTGATTGGGCTAGGAGAGCACAGTGAGCGTTTGGCGCAACTGCATGCATTGCAGGAGCAAGATAACGCCGAACTGACACGCTTGCAGGCCAATTGGCAGCAGCAGCAAGTGATGGTGCAGCAAATCATCGATGTGCGCGCCGCGTTGTTGCAACACGATGCAGCCACCGATGATGCGAATGTGACAGAACAAACCACGCAGCTTACCGCGCTTGAAGCCGAGTTGTCGGTGTTGCAACAAGAGTCGGTGCTGGTTTCAGCGCATGTGGATAAGAGTCAGATCGCCTCGGTGATCGCTGAGTGGACTGGCGTGCCACTTAATCGGATCTCGCAAGGCGAGTTAGATGTGGTGACTCGCTTACCGGAGTATCTGGGGGCCTGTATCAAAGGCCAAGATGTGGCCGTTAGCCATCTGCATCGCCATTTGTTGACTGCGCGCGCCGATTTGCGCCGTCCAGGGCGTCCGCTGGGGGCATTTTTGCTGGTTGGGCCGAGCGGGGTCGGTAAGACTGAAACCGTAGTGCAGATTGCCGATCTGATGTTTGGTGGCCGTCAGTATCTGACCACCATCAACATGTCGGAATATCAGGAAAAACATACCGTTTCGCGTTTAATCGGCTCGCCGCCGGGTTATGTCGGTTTTGGCGAAGGCGGCGTGTTAACCGAGGCTATCCGGCAAAAACCGTATTCGGTGGTGCTGCTGGATGAGGTCGAAAAGGCGCACCCTGATGTACTGAACCTGTTCTACCAAGCCTTTGATAAAGGGGAATTGGCCGACGGTGAAGGGCGCATCATCGATTGCAAAAATGTGGTGTTTTTCCTCACCTCCAACTTAGGTTTCCAAACCATTGTCGAGTATGCCCAGCAGCCAGAGCATCTGCTCGATGCCCTGTATCCAGAGTTGGCGGCATTCTTTAAGCCCGCACTGTTGGCGCGGATGGAAGTGATCCCCTATTTGCCGCTGGATCATGCCACGTTGGTGGAGATTGTCGGTGGCAAGCTGGCGCGTTTGACGTCGTTGCTCCAGAGCCGCTTTGGCGCCGAGGTAGACATTGACCCGCAGGTGCACGAGGAGATCTTACGCCGCGCTAATCGCAGTGAGAATGGTGCGCGGATGCTCGAGTCGGTGATTGATGGTGCGCTGTTGCCACCGGTTTCGCTGCAATTGTTGCAGCGGCTGTCAGCGGGCGAATCGGTGCGTAAAGTCAGCTTTGGCGTCACTGCGGGCGAGTTTATCGCTGAGGTGGAGTGCTAA